In Notamacropus eugenii isolate mMacEug1 chromosome 1, mMacEug1.pri_v2, whole genome shotgun sequence, one genomic interval encodes:
- the ARID5A gene encoding AT-rich interactive domain-containing protein 5A isoform X1, giving the protein MAPPLKGKRKRSEGSDPLEQPTSPKPDSEESQSSTEPVESPEASGEREQEQAFLVSLYKFMKERHTPIERVPHLGFKQINLWKIYKAVEKLGAYELVTGRRLWKNVYDELGGSPGSTSAATCTRRHYERLVLPYVRHLKGEDDKPLPPSKPRKQYKVSKEPKGDEAVVEKPKKAKEERHGGQIIADKTKPETTSSARLPGQEEPESSTRPPGPSLGMATLPFPGGPEAAGGCAEAYKRLLSSFYCKGTHGIMSPLAKKKLLAQVSKAEALQCHDEACDHRLSGSEAGPTRPSVIYPTEGPKSPGLQEESPREPPCLLHRLASPEEPLKPAHSPKEDVQPGGNDRGPGQPHLSTPIFTGCFHAYPAEVLKPVSRHPHDFFPSSKDEAEAGSPFRPPGKEGGKLESQPQLLWGGDASHPSAFHKGGAGKTSPYPRPKACWVPPMAKATPKGPSTPPSFPSSPGPGSGSRNKRSLEEESFSLGKKLRAVSPFLKEVEPKDSGVKPPGPNLGFPHLLGPTLGPPPQEAYKGTMVRFPLNFANMSDPLKSQASLPFSPLVIPAFPAHFLTTSTPSPMAAGLVHYPPTSFDGSLRHRLYPVSTWHMQPTYQAPHLSSFHLNTKL; this is encoded by the exons ATGG CGCCTCCTctcaaagggaagagaaaacGATCAGAGGGGAGTGACCCCCTGGAGCAGCCAACATCTCCAAAGCCTGACAGTGAGGAAAGCCAGAGTTCCACAGAGCCCGTG GAGTCCCCAGAAGCAAGCGGGGAGCGGGAGCAGGAGCAGGCCTTCCTGGTCAGCCTCTACAAGTTCATGAAGGAGCGACACACGCCTATCGAGAGGGTGCCTCACCTTGGCTTCAAGCAGA TTAACCTGTGGAAGATCTACAAGGCTGTGGAGAAACTTGGAGCCTATGAGTTG GTGACTGGACGCCGCCTCTGGAAGAATGTCTATGATGAACTTGGCGGAAGCCCTGGCAGTACCAGTGCAGCCACCTGTACCCGCCGGCACTATGAGAG gctgGTCCTTCCCTACGTTAGACACTTGAAGGGAGAAGATGATAAGCCACTGCCCCCCTCCAAACCTCGGAAACAATACAAGGTCTCCAAGGAGCCCAAGGGGGATGAAGCTGTAGTGGAGAAGCcaaagaaagccaaggaagaaAGACATGGGGGCCAG ATCATAGctgataaaacaaaaccagaaacaaCCTCTTCAGCTCGGCTTCCAGGCCAGGAGGAGCCGGAGAGCAGCACCAGGCCCCCTGGTCCTTCCCTAGGGATGGCCACTCTGCCCTTCCCGGGAGGACCAGAAGCTGCTGGGGGCTGTGCTGAGGCTTACAAACGCCTCCTCTCTAGCTTCTACTGCAAAGGAACCCATGGCATCATGTCCCCTTTGGCCAAGAAGAAGCTCCTGGCCCAGGTGAGCAAGGCTGAGGCCTTGCAATGCCATGATGAGGCCTGTGACCACAGGCTGAGTGGTTCAGAAGCGGGTCCAACACGACCCTCAGTCATTTACCCAACAGAAGGGCCAAAGAGTCCAGGCCTTCAAGAGGAAAGCCCCCGGGAACCTCCCTGCTTGCTCCATCGTCTGGCTAGCCCTGAAGAACCCCTAAAACCAGCTCACAGTCCCAAGGAGGATGTTCAACCAGGGGGGAATGACAGGGGCCCAGGCCAGCCCCATCTTTCAACTCCAATCTTCACTGGCTGCTTCCATGCTTACCCTGCAGAGGTGCTGAAACCAGTTAGCCGGCATCCACATGACTTCTTTCCCAGCTCTAAGGATGAGGCTGAAGCTGGCTCCCCCTTCAGGCCCCCTGGGAAAGAAGGGGGGAAGCTTGAGAGCCAGCCACAGCTCTTATGGGGTGGGGATGCCAGCCACCCCTCAGCATTCCACAAAGGTGGGGCAGGGAAGACCAGCCCTTACCCCAGGCCCAAAGCCTGCTGGGTGCCCCCCATGGCTAAAGCCACTCCTAAGGGGCCTTCAACACCCCCCTCTTTTCCCAGCAGCCCAGGCCCTGGCTCTGGCTCTCGCAACAAGCGGAGCTTAGAGGAAGAAAGCTTTTCTCTTGGCAAAAAGCTGAGGGCTGTGTCTCCCTTCCTCAAGGAGGTAGAACCCAAAGACTCTGGTGTGAAGCCTCCTGGGCCCAACTTGGGCTTTCCACACCTGTTGGGTCCAACTCTTGGGCCTCCACCCCAGGAGGCCTATAAGGGGACCATGGTGCGTTTCCCCCTAAATTTCGCCAATATGTCTGACCCCTTGAAAAGTCAAGCCTCACTCCCCTTTAGTCCCTTGGTCATCCCTGCTTTCCCTGCCCACTTCCTCACCACTTCAACCCCTTCCCCCATGGCAGCAGGCCTGGTGCACTACCCTCCCACGTCCTTTGATGGGTCTCTCCGCCACAGACTCTACCCAGTCTCCACGTGGCACATGCAGCCCACATACCAAGCCCCTCACCTTTCCTCCTTCCACCTTAACACCAAGCTGTAG
- the ARID5A gene encoding AT-rich interactive domain-containing protein 5A isoform X2, with amino-acid sequence MAPPLKGKRKRSEGSDPLEQPTSPKPDSEESQSSTEPVVTGRRLWKNVYDELGGSPGSTSAATCTRRHYERLVLPYVRHLKGEDDKPLPPSKPRKQYKVSKEPKGDEAVVEKPKKAKEERHGGQIIADKTKPETTSSARLPGQEEPESSTRPPGPSLGMATLPFPGGPEAAGGCAEAYKRLLSSFYCKGTHGIMSPLAKKKLLAQVSKAEALQCHDEACDHRLSGSEAGPTRPSVIYPTEGPKSPGLQEESPREPPCLLHRLASPEEPLKPAHSPKEDVQPGGNDRGPGQPHLSTPIFTGCFHAYPAEVLKPVSRHPHDFFPSSKDEAEAGSPFRPPGKEGGKLESQPQLLWGGDASHPSAFHKGGAGKTSPYPRPKACWVPPMAKATPKGPSTPPSFPSSPGPGSGSRNKRSLEEESFSLGKKLRAVSPFLKEVEPKDSGVKPPGPNLGFPHLLGPTLGPPPQEAYKGTMVRFPLNFANMSDPLKSQASLPFSPLVIPAFPAHFLTTSTPSPMAAGLVHYPPTSFDGSLRHRLYPVSTWHMQPTYQAPHLSSFHLNTKL; translated from the exons ATGG CGCCTCCTctcaaagggaagagaaaacGATCAGAGGGGAGTGACCCCCTGGAGCAGCCAACATCTCCAAAGCCTGACAGTGAGGAAAGCCAGAGTTCCACAGAGCCCGTG GTGACTGGACGCCGCCTCTGGAAGAATGTCTATGATGAACTTGGCGGAAGCCCTGGCAGTACCAGTGCAGCCACCTGTACCCGCCGGCACTATGAGAG gctgGTCCTTCCCTACGTTAGACACTTGAAGGGAGAAGATGATAAGCCACTGCCCCCCTCCAAACCTCGGAAACAATACAAGGTCTCCAAGGAGCCCAAGGGGGATGAAGCTGTAGTGGAGAAGCcaaagaaagccaaggaagaaAGACATGGGGGCCAG ATCATAGctgataaaacaaaaccagaaacaaCCTCTTCAGCTCGGCTTCCAGGCCAGGAGGAGCCGGAGAGCAGCACCAGGCCCCCTGGTCCTTCCCTAGGGATGGCCACTCTGCCCTTCCCGGGAGGACCAGAAGCTGCTGGGGGCTGTGCTGAGGCTTACAAACGCCTCCTCTCTAGCTTCTACTGCAAAGGAACCCATGGCATCATGTCCCCTTTGGCCAAGAAGAAGCTCCTGGCCCAGGTGAGCAAGGCTGAGGCCTTGCAATGCCATGATGAGGCCTGTGACCACAGGCTGAGTGGTTCAGAAGCGGGTCCAACACGACCCTCAGTCATTTACCCAACAGAAGGGCCAAAGAGTCCAGGCCTTCAAGAGGAAAGCCCCCGGGAACCTCCCTGCTTGCTCCATCGTCTGGCTAGCCCTGAAGAACCCCTAAAACCAGCTCACAGTCCCAAGGAGGATGTTCAACCAGGGGGGAATGACAGGGGCCCAGGCCAGCCCCATCTTTCAACTCCAATCTTCACTGGCTGCTTCCATGCTTACCCTGCAGAGGTGCTGAAACCAGTTAGCCGGCATCCACATGACTTCTTTCCCAGCTCTAAGGATGAGGCTGAAGCTGGCTCCCCCTTCAGGCCCCCTGGGAAAGAAGGGGGGAAGCTTGAGAGCCAGCCACAGCTCTTATGGGGTGGGGATGCCAGCCACCCCTCAGCATTCCACAAAGGTGGGGCAGGGAAGACCAGCCCTTACCCCAGGCCCAAAGCCTGCTGGGTGCCCCCCATGGCTAAAGCCACTCCTAAGGGGCCTTCAACACCCCCCTCTTTTCCCAGCAGCCCAGGCCCTGGCTCTGGCTCTCGCAACAAGCGGAGCTTAGAGGAAGAAAGCTTTTCTCTTGGCAAAAAGCTGAGGGCTGTGTCTCCCTTCCTCAAGGAGGTAGAACCCAAAGACTCTGGTGTGAAGCCTCCTGGGCCCAACTTGGGCTTTCCACACCTGTTGGGTCCAACTCTTGGGCCTCCACCCCAGGAGGCCTATAAGGGGACCATGGTGCGTTTCCCCCTAAATTTCGCCAATATGTCTGACCCCTTGAAAAGTCAAGCCTCACTCCCCTTTAGTCCCTTGGTCATCCCTGCTTTCCCTGCCCACTTCCTCACCACTTCAACCCCTTCCCCCATGGCAGCAGGCCTGGTGCACTACCCTCCCACGTCCTTTGATGGGTCTCTCCGCCACAGACTCTACCCAGTCTCCACGTGGCACATGCAGCCCACATACCAAGCCCCTCACCTTTCCTCCTTCCACCTTAACACCAAGCTGTAG